In one Brassica oleracea var. oleracea cultivar TO1000 chromosome C9, BOL, whole genome shotgun sequence genomic region, the following are encoded:
- the LOC106318086 gene encoding nipped-B-like protein isoform X2, producing MSNPSSSGWDSSSNLTQFGIGLANIVQSDVASHLPLPSLPIFCGSTQPGEFKLFDEAGEGVSGNRSLNRSEILSQSRRIANMLEETDVSYLDLRNEARALNCNSAEPLQLYDQVLRCNPGAFEYATPGPTCEPVCTDEERQHRSSEPSVPVKIQRQADHHLGRSINPEPVKRVLRSNHVEDHSWHSKPSINQSPRDDISTLDSRPETVTMNESSASKKSKGKKKRKDGAGPGASSVQPDSSVLQESIVKSFCEMVEEFCGRAEVPGDDRDGAEWSVVPVDEIRVLVTELMTIRSKMLLHMVPVDILSRLLHTLDHQIHRAEGLSINSEHSDSDSVGLVLGALESIHASLAVMANSDMPKQLYKEEVIERILEFSRHQMMAVMSAYDPSYRSASKPADNVAFEGDDDDDLDPDMSSASKRRRTGKSGKMKKSGVNRISGAVNTALQKLCTILGLLKDLLFVERLSDSCILQLLKTSTTTFLVENIQLLQLKAISLIGGIYNSYAQHRTYVIDELSQLLWKLPSSRRVLRTYLLPDEEQKQIQMVTALLIQLVHNSTSLPETLRQASCANSIMETPVDDGYLTKCHEAVTETCCLFWTRVLERFASAKAQDASEIKVMIENLVNDLLTALNLPEYPSVSPILEVLCVILLHNGGLKSKDVSARSMAIDLLGTIAARLKQDSVLCSGDRFWALLESDTETKLDQSVTKDCALCLGKRAGNLLGCQICQRRFHADCLGLKELDIPSRNWHCPFCISKRQLLVLQSYCKTDTKGTGNLESEEDPNVVTQTEVAQQMLLNYLQDAGSADDVHTFICWFYLCLWYKDVPKSQQKFKYFIARLKAKSIIRNSGATTSFLTRDAIKKITLALGLNSSFSRGFDKILHMLLASLRENSPIIRAKAMRAVSIIVEADPEVLCDKRVQLAVEGRFCDSAISVREAALELVGRHIASHPDVGLKYFEKVAERIKDTGVSVRKRAIKIIRDMCTSNPNFSEFTSACTEILSRISDDESSIQDLVCKTFYEFWFEEPPGHHTQFASDASSIPVEVETKTKQMVGLLRKTPNHQLLVTIIKRALALDFFPQATKAAGINPVALASVRRRCEMMCKCLLENILQVEELSRGEGDVQVLPYVLALHAFCLVDPGLCTPASDPTKFVITLQPYLKSQVDSRIGAQLLESIIFIIDSVLPLIRKLPFSVTEDLEQDLKHMIVRHSFLTVVHACVRCLCSVSKLSGKGVSVVEHLLQFFLKRLEAHGSDNNQIAGRSLFCLGLLIRHGNSLISTSGGRKFNLSGCLSLFKRHLRVEDFSLKVRSLQALGFILIARPEYMLEDDIGKIIESTLSDEANGRMKMQALQNMYDYLLDAEKQLGSDKAGDITVNPIEQGGHTVPVAAGAGDTNICGGIVQLYWDKILGRCLDFDDQIRQIALKIVEVVLRQGLVHPITCVPYLIALETDPLEANQKLAHHLLMNMHEKYPAFFESRLGDGLQMSFIFMQSISQVSSESNQNLQQKGSTNMSGKNDHNTTLTQARLGVSRIYKLIRGNRISRNKFMTSIVRKFDNPTWSGSVISFLMYCTETLALLPFTTPDEPLYLVYSINRVIQIRAGAIESNLKALLHKDSAKPQHGNGTYQQDPILGQIHMMDLNTKMQEEQTHWNSDGHPAPIDLNGIVYQDPRDQFNSYQTHNGEANVNEMTSSDPPALSTDDLQKIKVDCLSAIALQLLLKLKRYLKVTYSLNDDRCQAYSPTEPLKPGDPLSKQNIAFDLSKTRTDLPSTYQDLVLRYQEFKNAMREDTLDYTIYSSNVKRKRPTPRKSSRSAKKAVAYNEDDDDDDDGDRGWNGGGSSGMTARRLNYSTRNSNRR from the exons ATGAGCAATCCAAGCAGTTCCGGATGGGATTCAAGTTCGAATTTGACTCAGTTCGGGATCGGCTTGGCCAATATAGTGCAGTCGGATGTTGCTTCTCACTTGCCGCTCCCCTCGCTACCCATATTCTGCGGCTCGACTCAGCCTGGAGAGTTCAAGCTGTTCGATGAGGCTGGCGAAGGTGTTAGCGGCAACAGGTCGTTGAATCGCAGCGAGATTCTCTCGCAGTCTAGGAGAATCGCTAATATGCTTGAAGAAACTGACGTTTCTTACCT GGATCTTAGAAACGAGGCTAGAGCGCTGAACTGTAATTCTGCGGAGCCTTTGCAGTTATATGACCAAGTTCTACGATGCAATCCTGGAGCATTTGAGTATGCCACCCCTG GCCCGACCTGCGAACCAGTCTGTACCGATGAAGAGCGTCAGCATAGAAGTTCTGAGCCAAGTGTTCCTGTCAAGATTCAACGACAGGCTGATCATCATTTAGGTAGGAGCATCAATCCCGAGCCTGTGAAAAGGGTATTACGATCAAATCATGTTGAAGATCATAGTTGGCATTCCAAACCTTCGATAAACCAGTCACCAAGAGATGATATTTCAACTCTTGATTCTCGACCTGAAACGGTCACCATGAAT GAATCTTCTGCTTCGAAGAAGTCAAAGGGCAAGAAGAAACGTAAAGATGGCGCTGGCCCTGGTGCGTCTTCAGTTCAGCCAGATTCATCCGTGCTTCAAG AGTCCATCGTTAAAAGCTTTTGTGAGATGGTGGAGGAGTTCTGTGGCAGAGCTGAAGTCCCTGGTGATGATAGGGATGGAGCAGAGTGGTCAGTCGTGCCTGTTGATGAAATTCGTGTTCTTGTGACTGAGTTGATGACTATAAGGTCAAAAATGCTTCTGCATATGGTACCTGTTGATATTCTGTCGAGGTTATTGCACACTCTGGATCATCAGATACATAGGGCAGAAGGCTTGTCCATTAATAGTGAGCAT TCAGATTCAGATTCAGTGGGGTTGGTTCTTGGTGCCCTTGAGTCCATCCATGCATCGCTTGCAGTGATGGCAAACAGTGATATGCCAAAGCAACTCTACAAGGAAGAG GTAATTGAGAGAATTCTGGAGTTTTCTAGGCACCAAATGATGGCTGTTATGTCTGCTTATGATCCATCTTACCGCAGCGCAAGTAAACCGGCAGATAATGTGGCATTTGAAG GTGATGATGATGATGATCTCGATCCTGACATGAGCTCAGCCAGTAAAAGGCGACGAACGGGAAAAAGTGGCAAAATGAAGAAGTCGGGAGTGAACAG GATCTCTGGAGCAGTGAATACTGCATTACAGAAACTTTGCACTATTCTTGGCTTACTCAAGGACCTATTGTTCGTAGAAAGGTTGTCTGACAGTTGCATTTTACAACTGTTGAAGACAAGTACTACAACATTTTTGGTGGAAAATATCCAACTTCTGCAACTTAAAGCAATTAGTTTAATCGGTGGT ATATATAATTCATACGCTCAACACCGAACGTATGTGATAGATGAGTTATCTCAATTGCTATGGAAGTTACCTTCCTCGAGACGAGTGCTGAGAACGTATCTTCTCCCTGATGAAGAACAGAAGCAGATTCAAATGGTAACGGCTTTGCTCATTCAGTTGGTTCACAACAGCACAAGCCTTCCTGAAACACTGAGACAGGCTTCATGTGCAAACTCCATAATGGAGACGCCCGTTGATGATGGCTACCTAACTAAATGTCATGAGGCGGTTACAGAAACATGTTGCCTTTTCTGGACTCGTGTCCTTGAACGATTTGCCAGTGCAAAGGCTCAAGATGCCTCTGAGATAAAAGTGATGATTGAGAACCTTGTTAATGATTTACTGACAGCATTGAATCTTCCTGAATATCCATCAGTGTCTCCGATTCTTGAG GTTCTCTGCGTCATACTTCTGCATAATGGAGGGTTGAAATCAAAAGATGTCTCTGCCCGGTCAATGGCCATCGACTTGCTAGGTACAATTGCTGCAAGGTTGAAACAGGATTCTGTCCTCTGCAGTGGAGACAGATTCTGGGCGCTACTAGAATCAGATACTGAAACCAAACTTGACCAATCTGTTACAAAAGATTGCGCTCTCTGTTTAGGTAAAAGGGCTGGGAACTTATTAGGCTGTCAAATTTGTCAAAGGCGATTTCATGCAGACTGTTTGGGCTTAAAGGAACTAGACATTCCAAGTCGAAATTGGCATTGCCCATTTTGCATAAGCAAGAGGCAACTTCTTGTACTGCAGTCTTACTGCAAGACTGACACCAAGGGCACTGGAAATTTGGAGTCAGAAGAAGATCCAAATGTGGTTACACAGACAGAAGTGGCGCAACAGATGCTCTTGAATTACCTTCAGGATGCTGGATCTGCTGATGATGTGCATACTTTCATTTGCTG GTTTTATCTTTGCCTTTGGTATAAAGATGTCCCAAAATCTCAGCAGAAATTCAAATATTTCATTGCCAGACTGAAAGCGAAGTCAATAATCCGTAACTCTGGAGCAACTACTTCGTTCTTGACAAGAGATGCTATTAAGAAAATTACTTTAGCTCTTGGACTAAACAGTTCTTTTTCCAGAGGATTTGATAAGATTCTACACATGCTCCTG GCTAGTTTAAGAGAGAACTCTCCCATTATTAGGGCCAAAGCTATGCGAGCA GTTAGTATAATTGTTGAAGCTGATCCAGAGGTATTGTGTGATAAGCGTGTTCAGTTGGCTGTTGAAGGAAGGTTTTGTGATTCTGCAATATCTGTTAGAGAAGCAGCACTGGAACTTGTTGGTAGGCATATTGCATCACATCCTGATGTTGGTTTAAAG TATTTTGAGAAGGTAGCTGAAAGGATTAAGGATACTGGAGTGAGTGTTCGAAAACGAGCCATCAAGATAATACGTGACATGTGTACTTCAAATCCCAACTTCTCTGAATTTACAAGTGCATGTACCGAGATATTATCTCGTATCAGTGATGATGAGTCTAGTATCCAG GATCTTGTGTGCAAAACTTTCTATGAATTCTGGTTTGAGGAACCTCCAGGGCATCATACTCAGTTTGCTAGTGATGCTAGCTCCATTCCAGTGGAAGTGGAAACGAAAACTAAGCAAATGGTGGGGTTGTTAAGGAAGACCCCGAATCACCAGCTTCTTGTAACAATTATTAAGCGTGCCCTGGCCCTTGATTTTTTCCCTCAAGCAACCAAAGCTGCTGGTATCAACCCAGTTGCTCTTGCATCGGTACGCCGGCGCTGCGAGATGATGTGCAAGTGCTTACTGGAAAATATATTACAG GTAGAAGAACTGAGCCGTGGAGAGGGAGACGTGCAAGTGCTTCCTTATGTACTTGCTTTGCATGCTTTCTGTCTGGTGGATCCTGGGCTGTGTACACCGGCTTCAGACCCTACGAAGTTTGTTATTACCCTACAGCCGTATTTGAAGAGTCAG GTTGATAGTAGAATAGGAGCACAGTTACTAGAGAGTATTATTTTCATTATCGATTCTGTTCTACCCTTGATCCGCAAGCTTCCTTTTAGTGTCACAGAAGATCTGGAGCAAGATCTAAAGCATATGATTGTTCGGCATTCATTTCTAACGGTTGTTCATGCATGCGTTAG GTGTCTTTGTTCTGTGAGTAAATTGTCGGGAAAAGGTGTTAGTGTAGTGGAGCATCTTCTTCAGTTCTTTTTAAAGCGGCTGGAGGCCCATGGGTCTGATAACAACCAG ATTGCTGGGCGGTCCCTTTTTTGTCTTGGCTTGCTTATTCGCCATGGAAACTCTCTTATTAGCACCTCAGGTGGCAGGAAATTTAATCTCTCCGGCTGTCTCAGTTTGTTCAAACGACATCTCCGCGTGGAAGATTTTTCGTTGAAAGTCAGGTCTCTGCAG GCTCTAGGTTTTATTCTAATTGCGCGGCCTGAGTACATGTTGGAAGACGACATTGGAAAGATAATCGAGAGTACATTATCAGATGAAGCAAACGGGCGTATGAAG ATGCAAGCATTGCAAAACATGTATGATTACCTTCTTGATGCGGAAAAACAATTGGGATCCGATAAAGCTGGTGATATCACGGTTAACCCAATTGAGCAAGGTGGACATACTGTACCTGTGGCCGCTGGTGCAGGTGACACCAACATTTGCGGAGGCATTGTGCAGTTGTATTGGGATAAGATATTAGGTAGATGCTTGGACTTTGATGATCAAATTCGCCAGATTGCTCTCAAG ATAGTGGAAGTTGTGCTACGTCAAGGTCTTGTTCATCCTATTACATGTGTTCCTTATTTGATTGCCCTTGAGACAGATCCTCTCGAGGCTAACCAGAAGCTGGCCCATCATTTACTAATGAATATGCATGAGAA GTATCCGGCATTTTTTGAAAGCCGTCTCGGTGACGGACTTCAAATGTCGTTCATCTTCATGCAATCGATAAGCCAGGTCTCTTCAGAATCAAATCAAAATCTTCAGCAGAAGGGTTCAACAAACATGTCGGGAAAAAATGATCATAATACCACTCTCACACAAGCTAGACTTGGAGTCTCTAGGATCTACAAGCTTATCCGTGGAAACCGGATTTCTCGGAACAAGTTTATGACATCTATTGTTCGCAAGTTTGATAATCCAACCTGGAGTGGCTCAGTGATATCCTTTCTGAT GTATTGCACTGAAACCCTTGCGTTACTTCCATTCACAACACCTGATGAGCCACTCTATCTTGTATATTCCATAAACCGAGTTATACAAATCCGCGCTGGTGCAATCGAGTCAAATTTGAAGGCTTTGTTACACAAAGATTCTGCAAAGCCTCAGCATGGAAATGGAACATACCAACAAGATCCGATTCTTGGACAGATTCACATGATGGACCTAAACACAAAAATGCAAGAAGAACAAACGCATTGGAATTCGGATGGTCATCCAGCTCCAATTGATCTCAATGGAATAGTATACCAAGATCCGAGGGATCAGTTTAATTCATATCAAACCCACAATGGAGAAGCAAATGTGAACGAAATGACCTCATCTGATCCGCCTGCATTGTCCACCGATGATCTGCAGAAAATTAAG GTTGATTGCTTATCAGCTATAGCTTTACAGCTTCTTTTGAAGCTCAAGAGATACTTAAAAGTCACGTACAGCTTAAATGATGACCGGTGCCAA GCCTATTCTCCAACGGAACCATTGAAGCCAGGAGATCCTCTGTCTAAACAGAACATTGCCTTTGACCTCAGCAAAACTCGCACTGACTTACCTTCAACATATCAAGACTTGGTTCTGAGATATCAG GAGTTTAAGAACGCGATGAGAGAAGATACACTTGACTACACCATTTATTCATCAAACGTCAAGAGAAAACGCCCAACGCCAAGAAAAAGCTCAAGATCTGCTAAGAAAGCAGTGGCCTACAATGAGGACGATGATGATGACGACGATGGTGACAGAGGCTGGAATGGAGGAGGAAGCAGTGGTATGACTGCTCGGAGACTAAACTACAGTACCAGAAATAGCAACAGAAGGTAA
- the LOC106318086 gene encoding nipped-B-like protein isoform X1, whose translation MSNPSSSGWDSSSNLTQFGIGLANIVQSDVASHLPLPSLPIFCGSTQPGEFKLFDEAGEGVSGNRSLNRSEILSQSRRIANMLEETDVSYLDLRNEARALNCNSAEPLQLYDQVLRCNPGAFEYATPGPTCEPVCTDEERQHRSSEPSVPVKIQRQADHHLGRSINPEPVKRVLRSNHVEDHSWHSKPSINQSPRDDISTLDSRPETVTMNESSASKKSKGKKKRKDGAGPGASSVQPDSSVLQESIVKSFCEMVEEFCGRAEVPGDDRDGAEWSVVPVDEIRVLVTELMTIRSKMLLHMVPVDILSRLLHTLDHQIHRAEGLSINSEHLTLPGAKTFQSDSDSVGLVLGALESIHASLAVMANSDMPKQLYKEEVIERILEFSRHQMMAVMSAYDPSYRSASKPADNVAFEGDDDDDLDPDMSSASKRRRTGKSGKMKKSGVNRISGAVNTALQKLCTILGLLKDLLFVERLSDSCILQLLKTSTTTFLVENIQLLQLKAISLIGGIYNSYAQHRTYVIDELSQLLWKLPSSRRVLRTYLLPDEEQKQIQMVTALLIQLVHNSTSLPETLRQASCANSIMETPVDDGYLTKCHEAVTETCCLFWTRVLERFASAKAQDASEIKVMIENLVNDLLTALNLPEYPSVSPILEVLCVILLHNGGLKSKDVSARSMAIDLLGTIAARLKQDSVLCSGDRFWALLESDTETKLDQSVTKDCALCLGKRAGNLLGCQICQRRFHADCLGLKELDIPSRNWHCPFCISKRQLLVLQSYCKTDTKGTGNLESEEDPNVVTQTEVAQQMLLNYLQDAGSADDVHTFICWFYLCLWYKDVPKSQQKFKYFIARLKAKSIIRNSGATTSFLTRDAIKKITLALGLNSSFSRGFDKILHMLLASLRENSPIIRAKAMRAVSIIVEADPEVLCDKRVQLAVEGRFCDSAISVREAALELVGRHIASHPDVGLKYFEKVAERIKDTGVSVRKRAIKIIRDMCTSNPNFSEFTSACTEILSRISDDESSIQDLVCKTFYEFWFEEPPGHHTQFASDASSIPVEVETKTKQMVGLLRKTPNHQLLVTIIKRALALDFFPQATKAAGINPVALASVRRRCEMMCKCLLENILQVEELSRGEGDVQVLPYVLALHAFCLVDPGLCTPASDPTKFVITLQPYLKSQVDSRIGAQLLESIIFIIDSVLPLIRKLPFSVTEDLEQDLKHMIVRHSFLTVVHACVRCLCSVSKLSGKGVSVVEHLLQFFLKRLEAHGSDNNQIAGRSLFCLGLLIRHGNSLISTSGGRKFNLSGCLSLFKRHLRVEDFSLKVRSLQALGFILIARPEYMLEDDIGKIIESTLSDEANGRMKMQALQNMYDYLLDAEKQLGSDKAGDITVNPIEQGGHTVPVAAGAGDTNICGGIVQLYWDKILGRCLDFDDQIRQIALKIVEVVLRQGLVHPITCVPYLIALETDPLEANQKLAHHLLMNMHEKYPAFFESRLGDGLQMSFIFMQSISQVSSESNQNLQQKGSTNMSGKNDHNTTLTQARLGVSRIYKLIRGNRISRNKFMTSIVRKFDNPTWSGSVISFLMYCTETLALLPFTTPDEPLYLVYSINRVIQIRAGAIESNLKALLHKDSAKPQHGNGTYQQDPILGQIHMMDLNTKMQEEQTHWNSDGHPAPIDLNGIVYQDPRDQFNSYQTHNGEANVNEMTSSDPPALSTDDLQKIKVDCLSAIALQLLLKLKRYLKVTYSLNDDRCQAYSPTEPLKPGDPLSKQNIAFDLSKTRTDLPSTYQDLVLRYQEFKNAMREDTLDYTIYSSNVKRKRPTPRKSSRSAKKAVAYNEDDDDDDDGDRGWNGGGSSGMTARRLNYSTRNSNRR comes from the exons ATGAGCAATCCAAGCAGTTCCGGATGGGATTCAAGTTCGAATTTGACTCAGTTCGGGATCGGCTTGGCCAATATAGTGCAGTCGGATGTTGCTTCTCACTTGCCGCTCCCCTCGCTACCCATATTCTGCGGCTCGACTCAGCCTGGAGAGTTCAAGCTGTTCGATGAGGCTGGCGAAGGTGTTAGCGGCAACAGGTCGTTGAATCGCAGCGAGATTCTCTCGCAGTCTAGGAGAATCGCTAATATGCTTGAAGAAACTGACGTTTCTTACCT GGATCTTAGAAACGAGGCTAGAGCGCTGAACTGTAATTCTGCGGAGCCTTTGCAGTTATATGACCAAGTTCTACGATGCAATCCTGGAGCATTTGAGTATGCCACCCCTG GCCCGACCTGCGAACCAGTCTGTACCGATGAAGAGCGTCAGCATAGAAGTTCTGAGCCAAGTGTTCCTGTCAAGATTCAACGACAGGCTGATCATCATTTAGGTAGGAGCATCAATCCCGAGCCTGTGAAAAGGGTATTACGATCAAATCATGTTGAAGATCATAGTTGGCATTCCAAACCTTCGATAAACCAGTCACCAAGAGATGATATTTCAACTCTTGATTCTCGACCTGAAACGGTCACCATGAAT GAATCTTCTGCTTCGAAGAAGTCAAAGGGCAAGAAGAAACGTAAAGATGGCGCTGGCCCTGGTGCGTCTTCAGTTCAGCCAGATTCATCCGTGCTTCAAG AGTCCATCGTTAAAAGCTTTTGTGAGATGGTGGAGGAGTTCTGTGGCAGAGCTGAAGTCCCTGGTGATGATAGGGATGGAGCAGAGTGGTCAGTCGTGCCTGTTGATGAAATTCGTGTTCTTGTGACTGAGTTGATGACTATAAGGTCAAAAATGCTTCTGCATATGGTACCTGTTGATATTCTGTCGAGGTTATTGCACACTCTGGATCATCAGATACATAGGGCAGAAGGCTTGTCCATTAATAGTGAGCAT CTAACACTTCCTGGTGCAAAAACATTTCAGTCAGATTCAGATTCAGTGGGGTTGGTTCTTGGTGCCCTTGAGTCCATCCATGCATCGCTTGCAGTGATGGCAAACAGTGATATGCCAAAGCAACTCTACAAGGAAGAG GTAATTGAGAGAATTCTGGAGTTTTCTAGGCACCAAATGATGGCTGTTATGTCTGCTTATGATCCATCTTACCGCAGCGCAAGTAAACCGGCAGATAATGTGGCATTTGAAG GTGATGATGATGATGATCTCGATCCTGACATGAGCTCAGCCAGTAAAAGGCGACGAACGGGAAAAAGTGGCAAAATGAAGAAGTCGGGAGTGAACAG GATCTCTGGAGCAGTGAATACTGCATTACAGAAACTTTGCACTATTCTTGGCTTACTCAAGGACCTATTGTTCGTAGAAAGGTTGTCTGACAGTTGCATTTTACAACTGTTGAAGACAAGTACTACAACATTTTTGGTGGAAAATATCCAACTTCTGCAACTTAAAGCAATTAGTTTAATCGGTGGT ATATATAATTCATACGCTCAACACCGAACGTATGTGATAGATGAGTTATCTCAATTGCTATGGAAGTTACCTTCCTCGAGACGAGTGCTGAGAACGTATCTTCTCCCTGATGAAGAACAGAAGCAGATTCAAATGGTAACGGCTTTGCTCATTCAGTTGGTTCACAACAGCACAAGCCTTCCTGAAACACTGAGACAGGCTTCATGTGCAAACTCCATAATGGAGACGCCCGTTGATGATGGCTACCTAACTAAATGTCATGAGGCGGTTACAGAAACATGTTGCCTTTTCTGGACTCGTGTCCTTGAACGATTTGCCAGTGCAAAGGCTCAAGATGCCTCTGAGATAAAAGTGATGATTGAGAACCTTGTTAATGATTTACTGACAGCATTGAATCTTCCTGAATATCCATCAGTGTCTCCGATTCTTGAG GTTCTCTGCGTCATACTTCTGCATAATGGAGGGTTGAAATCAAAAGATGTCTCTGCCCGGTCAATGGCCATCGACTTGCTAGGTACAATTGCTGCAAGGTTGAAACAGGATTCTGTCCTCTGCAGTGGAGACAGATTCTGGGCGCTACTAGAATCAGATACTGAAACCAAACTTGACCAATCTGTTACAAAAGATTGCGCTCTCTGTTTAGGTAAAAGGGCTGGGAACTTATTAGGCTGTCAAATTTGTCAAAGGCGATTTCATGCAGACTGTTTGGGCTTAAAGGAACTAGACATTCCAAGTCGAAATTGGCATTGCCCATTTTGCATAAGCAAGAGGCAACTTCTTGTACTGCAGTCTTACTGCAAGACTGACACCAAGGGCACTGGAAATTTGGAGTCAGAAGAAGATCCAAATGTGGTTACACAGACAGAAGTGGCGCAACAGATGCTCTTGAATTACCTTCAGGATGCTGGATCTGCTGATGATGTGCATACTTTCATTTGCTG GTTTTATCTTTGCCTTTGGTATAAAGATGTCCCAAAATCTCAGCAGAAATTCAAATATTTCATTGCCAGACTGAAAGCGAAGTCAATAATCCGTAACTCTGGAGCAACTACTTCGTTCTTGACAAGAGATGCTATTAAGAAAATTACTTTAGCTCTTGGACTAAACAGTTCTTTTTCCAGAGGATTTGATAAGATTCTACACATGCTCCTG GCTAGTTTAAGAGAGAACTCTCCCATTATTAGGGCCAAAGCTATGCGAGCA GTTAGTATAATTGTTGAAGCTGATCCAGAGGTATTGTGTGATAAGCGTGTTCAGTTGGCTGTTGAAGGAAGGTTTTGTGATTCTGCAATATCTGTTAGAGAAGCAGCACTGGAACTTGTTGGTAGGCATATTGCATCACATCCTGATGTTGGTTTAAAG TATTTTGAGAAGGTAGCTGAAAGGATTAAGGATACTGGAGTGAGTGTTCGAAAACGAGCCATCAAGATAATACGTGACATGTGTACTTCAAATCCCAACTTCTCTGAATTTACAAGTGCATGTACCGAGATATTATCTCGTATCAGTGATGATGAGTCTAGTATCCAG GATCTTGTGTGCAAAACTTTCTATGAATTCTGGTTTGAGGAACCTCCAGGGCATCATACTCAGTTTGCTAGTGATGCTAGCTCCATTCCAGTGGAAGTGGAAACGAAAACTAAGCAAATGGTGGGGTTGTTAAGGAAGACCCCGAATCACCAGCTTCTTGTAACAATTATTAAGCGTGCCCTGGCCCTTGATTTTTTCCCTCAAGCAACCAAAGCTGCTGGTATCAACCCAGTTGCTCTTGCATCGGTACGCCGGCGCTGCGAGATGATGTGCAAGTGCTTACTGGAAAATATATTACAG GTAGAAGAACTGAGCCGTGGAGAGGGAGACGTGCAAGTGCTTCCTTATGTACTTGCTTTGCATGCTTTCTGTCTGGTGGATCCTGGGCTGTGTACACCGGCTTCAGACCCTACGAAGTTTGTTATTACCCTACAGCCGTATTTGAAGAGTCAG GTTGATAGTAGAATAGGAGCACAGTTACTAGAGAGTATTATTTTCATTATCGATTCTGTTCTACCCTTGATCCGCAAGCTTCCTTTTAGTGTCACAGAAGATCTGGAGCAAGATCTAAAGCATATGATTGTTCGGCATTCATTTCTAACGGTTGTTCATGCATGCGTTAG GTGTCTTTGTTCTGTGAGTAAATTGTCGGGAAAAGGTGTTAGTGTAGTGGAGCATCTTCTTCAGTTCTTTTTAAAGCGGCTGGAGGCCCATGGGTCTGATAACAACCAG ATTGCTGGGCGGTCCCTTTTTTGTCTTGGCTTGCTTATTCGCCATGGAAACTCTCTTATTAGCACCTCAGGTGGCAGGAAATTTAATCTCTCCGGCTGTCTCAGTTTGTTCAAACGACATCTCCGCGTGGAAGATTTTTCGTTGAAAGTCAGGTCTCTGCAG GCTCTAGGTTTTATTCTAATTGCGCGGCCTGAGTACATGTTGGAAGACGACATTGGAAAGATAATCGAGAGTACATTATCAGATGAAGCAAACGGGCGTATGAAG ATGCAAGCATTGCAAAACATGTATGATTACCTTCTTGATGCGGAAAAACAATTGGGATCCGATAAAGCTGGTGATATCACGGTTAACCCAATTGAGCAAGGTGGACATACTGTACCTGTGGCCGCTGGTGCAGGTGACACCAACATTTGCGGAGGCATTGTGCAGTTGTATTGGGATAAGATATTAGGTAGATGCTTGGACTTTGATGATCAAATTCGCCAGATTGCTCTCAAG ATAGTGGAAGTTGTGCTACGTCAAGGTCTTGTTCATCCTATTACATGTGTTCCTTATTTGATTGCCCTTGAGACAGATCCTCTCGAGGCTAACCAGAAGCTGGCCCATCATTTACTAATGAATATGCATGAGAA GTATCCGGCATTTTTTGAAAGCCGTCTCGGTGACGGACTTCAAATGTCGTTCATCTTCATGCAATCGATAAGCCAGGTCTCTTCAGAATCAAATCAAAATCTTCAGCAGAAGGGTTCAACAAACATGTCGGGAAAAAATGATCATAATACCACTCTCACACAAGCTAGACTTGGAGTCTCTAGGATCTACAAGCTTATCCGTGGAAACCGGATTTCTCGGAACAAGTTTATGACATCTATTGTTCGCAAGTTTGATAATCCAACCTGGAGTGGCTCAGTGATATCCTTTCTGAT GTATTGCACTGAAACCCTTGCGTTACTTCCATTCACAACACCTGATGAGCCACTCTATCTTGTATATTCCATAAACCGAGTTATACAAATCCGCGCTGGTGCAATCGAGTCAAATTTGAAGGCTTTGTTACACAAAGATTCTGCAAAGCCTCAGCATGGAAATGGAACATACCAACAAGATCCGATTCTTGGACAGATTCACATGATGGACCTAAACACAAAAATGCAAGAAGAACAAACGCATTGGAATTCGGATGGTCATCCAGCTCCAATTGATCTCAATGGAATAGTATACCAAGATCCGAGGGATCAGTTTAATTCATATCAAACCCACAATGGAGAAGCAAATGTGAACGAAATGACCTCATCTGATCCGCCTGCATTGTCCACCGATGATCTGCAGAAAATTAAG GTTGATTGCTTATCAGCTATAGCTTTACAGCTTCTTTTGAAGCTCAAGAGATACTTAAAAGTCACGTACAGCTTAAATGATGACCGGTGCCAA GCCTATTCTCCAACGGAACCATTGAAGCCAGGAGATCCTCTGTCTAAACAGAACATTGCCTTTGACCTCAGCAAAACTCGCACTGACTTACCTTCAACATATCAAGACTTGGTTCTGAGATATCAG GAGTTTAAGAACGCGATGAGAGAAGATACACTTGACTACACCATTTATTCATCAAACGTCAAGAGAAAACGCCCAACGCCAAGAAAAAGCTCAAGATCTGCTAAGAAAGCAGTGGCCTACAATGAGGACGATGATGATGACGACGATGGTGACAGAGGCTGGAATGGAGGAGGAAGCAGTGGTATGACTGCTCGGAGACTAAACTACAGTACCAGAAATAGCAACAGAAGGTAA